The Bordetella sp. FB-8 genome includes a window with the following:
- the paaG gene encoding 2-(1,2-epoxy-1,2-dihydrophenyl)acetyl-CoA isomerase PaaG, with the protein MAYQNILFDLNEGIARLTFNRPDKLNSFTAAMHGEVADAIGRVETEGARVLLITGAGRGFCAGQDLSERKPSDQPIDLGETVDTYYNPLVRRLHALPMPVIVGVNGVAAGAGANLAFAGDIVIAKESASFIESFSRLGLIPDTGGTYALPRLVGRARALGLALLGDKLPARQAEAWGLIWQCVPDEQFDAELDRLALHFAQAPTKGLAATKRALAASLGNDLATQLDLERDLMREMGRSRDYAEGVAAFLEKRAPQFRGE; encoded by the coding sequence ATGGCGTATCAAAACATTCTTTTCGACCTGAATGAGGGCATCGCGCGCCTGACCTTCAACCGGCCCGACAAGCTCAACAGTTTCACGGCGGCCATGCACGGCGAAGTGGCTGATGCGATTGGCCGCGTCGAAACCGAAGGCGCCCGCGTGCTGCTCATCACCGGTGCGGGCCGCGGTTTCTGTGCCGGGCAGGACCTGAGCGAGCGCAAGCCTTCGGACCAGCCCATAGACCTGGGCGAGACGGTCGACACCTACTACAACCCGCTGGTCAGGCGCCTGCATGCGTTGCCCATGCCGGTTATCGTGGGCGTGAACGGCGTGGCCGCGGGCGCCGGGGCCAACCTGGCTTTCGCCGGCGATATCGTCATCGCCAAGGAGTCGGCCAGTTTCATCGAGTCTTTCTCCCGGCTGGGCCTCATTCCCGATACCGGCGGCACCTACGCGCTGCCGCGTCTGGTGGGCCGCGCGCGCGCGTTGGGCCTGGCCCTGCTGGGCGACAAGTTGCCGGCGCGCCAGGCCGAGGCCTGGGGGCTGATCTGGCAATGCGTGCCCGACGAGCAGTTCGACGCCGAGCTCGATAGGCTGGCGCTGCACTTTGCGCAGGCGCCCACCAAGGGCCTGGCTGCCACCAAACGGGCTCTGGCGGCCAGCCTGGGCAACGATCTGGCGACCCAGCTCGACCTGGAGCGCGATCTGATGCGCGAAATGGGCAGGAGCCGCGACTACGCCGAGGGCGTGGCCGCCTTCCTGGAAAAGCGCGCACCGCAATTCAGGGGGGAGTGA